The Brevibacillus brevis genome contains a region encoding:
- a CDS encoding glutaredoxin family protein yields MLKAIFYHAGCPVCVDAEQVVLDYLDQTKVDIEVVHLGAERIRIEEAEKAGIQSVPALVIGGNVYHINYGASLEDVKNG; encoded by the coding sequence ATGTTAAAAGCCATTTTTTATCATGCAGGTTGCCCAGTATGTGTAGATGCGGAGCAAGTCGTCCTAGATTACCTGGATCAAACAAAGGTCGATATCGAAGTTGTCCACCTTGGTGCAGAGCGAATTCGCATTGAGGAAGCAGAGAAGGCTGGTATTCAATCAGTACCTGCTCTCGTGATTGGCGGGAACGTCTACCACATAAACTATGGGGCGAGCTTGGAAGATGTGAAAAACGGCTAA